A single region of the Blastopirellula marina genome encodes:
- a CDS encoding metallophosphoesterase encodes MSHLSRRQLLKSGLALPVLSSLPMAMTSSAMAAEDDAAKKSGVPARVEKDSFTIAVLPDTQMYCQKVPEGFYAQTKWLVENKDARNISAVLHLGDITNRNTPEQWDVAVKAMSQLDGHIPYFMVPGNHDYSDGGSAKDRTTNLNQYFPLAKFQSQSTFGGTYDKEADRMENTYHLFSSGGRDFVVIGLEFGPRADVVRWANEIAEKYSDREAILITHAYIYYDETRYDWKKYGTKQNWNPHSYGVAKATADDVSDGEELWNNLVSKHENFILTLNGHVLNDGLGRVTSTTPGGRDVHQMLVNFQMKPNGGDGWLRLMEFTSDNKVHIVDYSPTLDLTNTSPQNQFVIDLAKVG; translated from the coding sequence ATGTCGCATCTCAGCCGCCGCCAATTATTGAAGTCTGGTCTTGCTTTGCCGGTGTTGTCTTCGTTGCCGATGGCGATGACGTCTTCTGCGATGGCTGCCGAGGACGATGCCGCGAAGAAGTCTGGCGTTCCGGCGCGCGTGGAGAAAGATAGCTTCACGATCGCCGTCCTGCCTGACACGCAGATGTACTGCCAAAAGGTACCGGAAGGTTTCTATGCCCAGACTAAGTGGCTGGTCGAGAACAAGGATGCCCGTAATATCTCGGCGGTGTTGCACCTGGGGGATATCACCAACCGCAACACGCCCGAGCAGTGGGACGTGGCCGTCAAGGCGATGTCCCAACTAGACGGGCACATTCCTTACTTCATGGTGCCTGGCAATCACGACTATAGCGACGGCGGCTCGGCCAAGGACCGCACCACGAACTTGAATCAGTACTTCCCGCTGGCCAAGTTCCAGTCGCAGTCAACCTTCGGCGGCACGTACGACAAGGAAGCGGACCGCATGGAGAACACGTATCACCTGTTCTCTTCCGGCGGGCGTGATTTTGTGGTCATCGGCCTGGAATTTGGTCCGCGTGCCGACGTCGTTCGCTGGGCCAATGAAATCGCCGAGAAGTATTCAGACCGCGAAGCGATCCTGATCACGCACGCGTACATCTACTACGACGAAACCCGCTACGACTGGAAGAAGTACGGCACGAAGCAGAACTGGAACCCCCACTCGTACGGCGTCGCCAAAGCTACCGCCGACGACGTTTCCGACGGCGAAGAGCTGTGGAACAACCTGGTCAGCAAGCACGAGAACTTCATCCTGACGCTCAACGGACATGTGCTGAACGATGGCCTGGGGCGCGTTACCAGCACCACGCCTGGCGGGCGCGACGTCCACCAGATGCTGGTCAACTTCCAGATGAAACCCAACGGCGGCGACGGCTGGCTGCGACTGATGGAATTCACCAGCGACAACAAGGTTCACATCGTCGACTACTCGCCCACGCTCGACCTGACGAATACCTCGCCGCAAAACCAGTTCGTCATCGACCTGGCCAAGGTGGGTTAG
- a CDS encoding family 16 glycoside hydrolase: MIRSTAFALGLSTVLLALTAMAEEASSPLDTLMCERGKLLLSDSFETGPSKQWRTAKGKWEAVDGATQGSELKADEHVAAMRVNQKVRNLVLQYSFKMDGSKTTTLSINDAKGHNSRVMINANGFSVRKDDHDHAGPDKAELLQMVKTKIAPGKWHTLVVEFNGPEMLARLDGKQVAYGSHEAIDVDKTNFGLTVGGESVSFKDFSLWEATPKADWSQSKAKVISQSK, encoded by the coding sequence ATGATTCGTTCGACCGCGTTTGCTTTGGGTTTGAGTACCGTCCTGCTGGCACTAACGGCGATGGCGGAAGAGGCTTCTTCGCCACTCGATACGCTGATGTGCGAGCGTGGCAAGTTGCTGCTGAGCGATAGCTTCGAGACCGGACCGAGCAAACAGTGGCGTACGGCCAAGGGGAAGTGGGAAGCCGTTGATGGCGCGACGCAGGGATCGGAACTGAAAGCAGACGAGCACGTTGCCGCGATGCGGGTGAATCAAAAGGTACGCAACCTGGTGCTGCAGTACAGCTTCAAGATGGATGGCTCGAAAACCACGACCTTGAGCATCAACGACGCCAAGGGGCATAACTCGCGGGTAATGATCAACGCCAACGGTTTTTCGGTCCGCAAAGACGATCACGACCATGCCGGCCCTGACAAAGCCGAACTGCTGCAAATGGTGAAAACGAAGATCGCCCCTGGCAAGTGGCACACGCTGGTCGTCGAGTTCAACGGCCCCGAGATGCTGGCCCGGCTCGACGGCAAACAGGTCGCCTACGGCAGCCACGAGGCGATCGACGTCGACAAAACGAACTTCGGCCTGACGGTTGGTGGCGAGTCGGTTTCGTTCAAGGACTTCTCGCTGTGGGAAGCAACCCCCAAAGCCGATTGGTCCCAGTCGAAGGCCAAGGTCATTTCCCAGTCGAAGTAG
- a CDS encoding HEAT repeat domain-containing protein: protein MNSDELITLYRAPDSVPPVSALADVDSVDWSAVDHAYGPATDVPALLRAMTSTESTHRDYAMQTLFQTIWHQGTIYAASAKAVPFLLKLLEADGPHDKAAVAYLLASLAEGQPSFFRCENNPEEAARWREILAKSNRSLDEEMAAGRIYHADLRQQIGQQLDLLYPYLRDPHPEVRQMIVVAIGTYPEIVKRVVPNLKERLDEEPDPYVRESLQQVIESSLPGS from the coding sequence GTGAACAGTGACGAACTGATTACCTTGTATCGCGCGCCTGACTCCGTACCGCCGGTTTCTGCGCTGGCCGATGTCGACAGCGTCGACTGGTCCGCGGTCGATCACGCCTATGGGCCGGCGACCGATGTTCCGGCGCTGCTGCGGGCGATGACTTCGACCGAGTCGACCCACCGCGACTACGCGATGCAGACTCTCTTTCAAACGATCTGGCATCAAGGGACGATCTATGCGGCCTCAGCCAAGGCGGTGCCCTTTCTGCTGAAACTGTTGGAAGCCGACGGACCGCACGACAAGGCGGCCGTTGCCTACTTGCTGGCCAGCTTGGCGGAAGGTCAGCCGTCCTTCTTTCGCTGCGAAAACAACCCGGAAGAGGCTGCCAGGTGGCGCGAGATCTTGGCCAAGAGTAACCGTTCGCTCGACGAAGAGATGGCCGCCGGGCGAATCTATCATGCCGATCTGCGACAACAGATTGGACAGCAGTTGGACCTGCTGTACCCTTACCTGCGAGATCCGCACCCCGAGGTCCGGCAGATGATCGTTGTGGCGATTGGCACCTACCCTGAGATCGTCAAACGGGTAGTGCCTAACTTGAAAGAGCGACTCGACGAGGAGCCAGACCCCTACGTCCGCGAGTCGCTGCAACAAGTGATTGAAAGTAGCTTGCCCGGAAGCTGA
- a CDS encoding alpha/beta fold hydrolase: protein MKSHLYKTAAGRQRLDQWYERFLAKIETPVETRTVPTRFGENQVLVTGPADAPPLVVLHAMRTGAAFLLSELGPLLTKYRVYAPELPGQSVRGLDVRLPLQDESAAFWLADVMDGLSLESANLLGVSWGGFIARLTASHMPHSVPRLALLVPAGIANGSHLTGLMKMAWPMIRYQVRPSEANLQKLLLPLLSTWDDDWGGFIACTIRDLKMDPRIPPVATDEQLKQLTMPVLAIVGEEDISFPGHLVEQRLRSQVPTAEVEVVPGMKHCPPTTPEFRTWLAQRLTAFFG, encoded by the coding sequence TTGAAATCACATCTCTACAAGACCGCTGCTGGTCGCCAGCGACTTGATCAATGGTACGAACGATTCCTGGCTAAGATAGAAACGCCAGTCGAAACGAGAACCGTGCCGACGCGGTTCGGGGAAAACCAGGTACTGGTAACCGGCCCGGCCGATGCCCCACCGCTGGTCGTGCTGCATGCCATGCGCACCGGGGCCGCGTTTTTGCTTTCGGAACTGGGCCCGCTGCTAACGAAGTACCGTGTCTATGCGCCAGAGTTGCCGGGGCAATCGGTACGAGGTCTCGATGTGCGGCTTCCTCTCCAAGACGAATCGGCGGCGTTCTGGTTGGCCGACGTGATGGATGGCCTCTCGCTCGAATCGGCCAACCTACTGGGCGTGAGTTGGGGAGGCTTCATCGCGCGATTGACGGCCTCGCACATGCCACACAGCGTGCCGCGCCTGGCGCTGCTGGTACCAGCAGGCATTGCCAACGGTTCGCACCTTACCGGGCTCATGAAAATGGCGTGGCCAATGATCCGCTACCAGGTACGCCCCAGTGAAGCCAATCTGCAAAAGCTGTTGTTACCACTGCTATCGACCTGGGACGACGACTGGGGCGGCTTCATTGCTTGTACGATTCGTGATCTGAAAATGGACCCACGCATTCCCCCGGTGGCAACGGATGAACAACTGAAACAACTGACCATGCCCGTGTTGGCGATCGTGGGGGAAGAGGACATCTCGTTCCCCGGCCATCTGGTCGAACAGCGACTGCGGTCGCAGGTACCCACCGCCGAAGTCGAGGTCGTCCCAGGCATGAAACACTGCCCACCCACCACGCCAGAATTCCGAACGTGGCTTGCCCAGCGGTTGACGGCGTTCTTTGGTTAA
- the dnaX gene encoding DNA polymerase III subunit gamma/tau produces MAEQNSSPDYLVVARRYRPQSFGELVGQQRVATALGNAIARNRVGHAYLFTGARGVGKTSSARIFAKALNCVKGPTATPCNECEICESVTAGEDVDVLEIDGASNRGIEEIRQLRANINVRPSRARFKIYIIDEVHMFTKEAFNALLKTLEEPPDHAKFIFCTTDPERIPITVLSRCQRFDFGGILPEDIVGRLRHIVDTEQVPADDEALKLIARRANGSMRDSQSLLEQILAFGDSQITVESVHRLLGTADNQQIVDLAGQVLASDAASALQTVHAVFTEGVDPGQLLEQLLRLFRDLMVLGSGGSPDLLQTISPGAVDQAQAMATQAGLAKLLAAVQCLDETLVRLHRSTYGQVLAEAAVIRICQLNDLESLGTLIATLKEGGLPAKSASITPRAVEPQKKTVDSPPVAPPAPETIPIRPVDPPAPPVAVDPPPAPAPPPEIVPGEAPKLVITEKNAFSVWKKIVEDLPGLIGDYARQGHAVAISGPNRLVVDFFSTYNSAVEALRRPRSQEVLEKAFREMCGDSYTIDFRVLEDPNAGRKPDQHMSPERSAQEGRLRARLQAEQEPFVQKAMDLFDAEVSGVRDSDAS; encoded by the coding sequence GTGGCTGAGCAAAATAGTTCTCCCGACTACCTGGTCGTTGCCAGGCGTTATCGGCCACAGTCGTTCGGCGAATTGGTCGGCCAGCAGCGTGTCGCCACGGCATTAGGCAATGCGATTGCCCGCAACAGGGTAGGGCACGCCTATCTGTTCACCGGGGCTCGCGGGGTCGGCAAGACTTCCTCGGCGCGTATCTTCGCCAAGGCACTCAACTGCGTGAAGGGACCGACCGCCACTCCGTGCAACGAGTGCGAGATCTGCGAGAGCGTGACCGCCGGCGAAGATGTCGATGTGCTCGAAATCGACGGTGCCTCGAATCGCGGTATTGAAGAAATCCGCCAGTTGAGGGCCAATATCAACGTCCGCCCCAGCCGCGCTCGCTTCAAGATCTACATCATCGACGAAGTCCACATGTTCACCAAGGAAGCGTTCAACGCGCTGCTGAAAACCTTGGAAGAACCGCCGGACCACGCCAAGTTCATCTTCTGCACGACCGACCCCGAACGTATTCCGATCACGGTTCTATCGCGCTGCCAGCGGTTCGACTTCGGCGGGATTCTGCCCGAAGACATCGTTGGCCGGCTGCGGCATATCGTTGACACCGAGCAGGTTCCGGCCGATGACGAAGCGCTGAAGCTGATTGCCCGCCGGGCGAACGGTTCGATGCGCGATAGCCAGTCGCTGCTGGAACAGATTCTGGCGTTCGGTGACTCGCAGATCACCGTCGAATCGGTCCATCGCCTGCTGGGTACGGCCGACAATCAGCAGATCGTCGATCTCGCCGGGCAGGTTCTCGCGTCCGATGCGGCCAGCGCGCTGCAAACGGTGCATGCGGTCTTTACCGAAGGGGTCGACCCGGGTCAGCTTTTGGAGCAGTTGTTACGATTGTTCCGCGACTTGATGGTGCTCGGTTCTGGCGGGTCGCCTGACCTGCTGCAAACGATTTCGCCTGGTGCAGTCGATCAAGCACAGGCCATGGCCACCCAGGCAGGTCTGGCGAAGCTTTTGGCCGCGGTTCAGTGCCTGGACGAAACGCTGGTTCGATTGCACCGCAGCACGTATGGTCAGGTTCTGGCCGAAGCGGCCGTCATACGTATTTGCCAGCTGAACGACCTGGAAAGCCTGGGCACGCTGATCGCAACGCTCAAGGAAGGTGGCCTTCCAGCGAAGTCGGCTTCGATAACTCCGCGCGCGGTGGAACCTCAAAAAAAAACAGTCGATAGCCCCCCAGTAGCACCGCCGGCACCTGAGACGATTCCGATACGCCCGGTCGATCCCCCGGCACCTCCCGTGGCCGTCGATCCACCACCGGCACCGGCTCCGCCGCCCGAAATAGTTCCCGGCGAGGCCCCCAAACTGGTGATTACCGAGAAAAATGCATTCTCGGTATGGAAAAAGATTGTGGAAGATTTACCGGGCCTTATCGGTGATTACGCCCGGCAAGGGCACGCGGTAGCAATTTCTGGGCCAAATCGGCTAGTCGTTGATTTTTTCTCGACGTATAATTCGGCTGTCGAAGCTTTGCGACGGCCCAGAAGCCAGGAAGTCCTGGAGAAGGCCTTCCGCGAGATGTGCGGAGACAGTTACACGATCGATTTTCGGGTATTGGAAGACCCCAATGCCGGTCGAAAGCCCGATCAACACATGTCTCCCGAGCGATCGGCTCAAGAGGGTCGTCTACGAGCTCGACTACAGGCCGAACAGGAACCATTCGTCCAAAAGGCGATGGATCTGTTTGATGCGGAAGTGAGCGGAGTCCGTGATTCGGACGCCAGCTAA
- a CDS encoding YbaB/EbfC family nucleoid-associated protein — protein MFKNLGNIASMMQQAQQVGQGMKAMQEELRNKRVKGTAGAGLVEAICTGHGELVSITIDPQLIADGDKDLIEELIPQAVNDAQAKGKELHQEMMQSVTSGLNVPGLDQALSQFGQ, from the coding sequence GTGTTCAAGAATCTTGGCAATATCGCCAGCATGATGCAGCAGGCCCAGCAAGTCGGTCAGGGTATGAAGGCCATGCAGGAAGAACTTCGCAACAAGCGTGTGAAGGGAACTGCCGGTGCCGGCCTTGTCGAAGCGATCTGCACGGGACACGGTGAGTTGGTCAGCATCACCATCGATCCGCAGTTGATCGCTGATGGCGACAAGGACCTGATCGAAGAACTCATTCCGCAGGCCGTTAACGATGCCCAGGCCAAAGGCAAAGAGTTGCATCAAGAGATGATGCAATCGGTGACCAGCGGACTGAATGTCCCCGGCCTGGATCAAGCGTTGAGCCAGTTCGGTCAATAA
- the recR gene encoding recombination mediator RecR: protein MAQLTESVVRLIDQLSKLPGIGRKSAERVAYHLLRVNKDEALGLADAIRDVKENVRYCSRCFNLSEGDLCSICKDPQRDASILCVVEQPRDLIALEQSGVFPGLYHVLLGRIAPLEGIGPDQLTIDALVKRVSQGDIREVIMATNPTTEGDGTALHISSLLADFPVKLTRLARGVTAGSVLEFANKEVLADAMTGRQSL from the coding sequence ATGGCGCAGCTGACTGAATCGGTGGTTCGATTGATCGATCAGCTTTCCAAGCTGCCTGGCATCGGCCGGAAAAGTGCCGAGCGCGTTGCCTATCACCTGCTTCGCGTGAATAAAGACGAAGCCCTGGGGCTGGCAGACGCGATCCGCGACGTCAAAGAAAACGTCCGCTACTGCAGCCGCTGCTTCAATCTGTCGGAAGGGGACCTGTGCAGTATCTGCAAAGATCCCCAGCGCGACGCGTCGATCTTGTGCGTGGTAGAACAACCACGCGATTTGATCGCGCTCGAGCAGTCCGGCGTGTTCCCGGGCCTGTACCATGTCTTGCTGGGGCGCATCGCTCCGCTGGAAGGAATCGGCCCGGATCAACTCACCATCGATGCCCTGGTCAAGCGCGTTTCCCAAGGGGACATTCGCGAAGTGATCATGGCCACCAATCCCACGACCGAAGGAGACGGCACAGCGCTGCACATTTCCAGCCTGCTGGCCGATTTCCCGGTTAAGTTAACCCGTTTGGCGCGAGGTGTTACCGCCGGTAGCGTTCTCGAATTCGCCAACAAGGAAGTGCTTGCCGACGCCATGACAGGCCGGCAATCGCTTTAA